CCGCATGAGGGCGAGAGAGGGACACGCGCCGTAACAATAGGAGGCACGCTGCATCTTAAACCGTAAAACGCATGGGTGGGCATGAAGGGGCACACGCCACCAACAAGATGAAACACAGGCAAAATAACATGTCAGAGAAAAAATGTGAGTTTGGACACAATGTAGGCCTGTGTATCCGTGCGTAAAAGGAAACGTAATGAGTGTTAAGGATAATGtcatattaaagtaaaaaaaaattgtagatTAAGtggtatatataatatatttggtAGGTATATTAGGACATTTGCTCTGCACAGTATGTGATCTATACTATGGATCTGTTTTGCTTGTAAATGCCAAAACAAATTCAACGTCAACGGCAATTACAACAAATGCTGGGGAGATTTTTCTTTAAATCGCATTTCTAGTTTCATTGTTTGAGATACGGCCCGAGGGAGACACGTATGACCCCACAGAGAGTGAAGGGCCTGAGAGGAAATAGCGCGCAGAACGGCTCCAATTCTGTGGTGAAGCCTAATAAGGCGTGCAATTGAGTGGAACCAAGGGCAAAAGGTTGCGAGTAGTAAGAAAGTAATTGAATTCCTGCTTTCTATCCTCGTAAGTTTCGGCTCTCCTTTATTGTCCTCACTCACTGTCCATAATGTGTAAATGTGCGTCCGGGCGCATTGTGCGCTAAAAATAAGTCAACAGATGTTAAGGCTTGTTAATAATCGCCCAGTATCCATGGTGGTCAGTGAGCACAGTGCCAGTGGGTATTAAATCTGGATAATTGTTGTTGGGCTGGAAGGGAAGGGGGTTGAATATGTGGAGTGGGCGGTGTCAGTGGAGTGATTGGCAGTTTATGTAATGAGCAGCGCGGTGCAAGTCTATATATCTGGGAGGAGACGCACTACGGTTCATTCACGAGTAATAAGACGAGTGATGAACATCCGTGGCGCACTGACGCACCAAGTTCAGCACCAAAACAAGCTCTCTGAGCCGCGCGCACACAGCGGAGTGACCGTTGTGGAGTACAGTACGATGCAAGAAGGGGACGCCTGCTGACAGAAAGAAGCACGGCTGTGGATATTGGTCTTCCATCACCTTTGGATAACTTTGAAACGCTTTCTCTGGACGCTTCTGACGCACACCAACAAGGAGCTACAGGAGAACTCCCTGGGAGTGAAGAAGGATTTATACGAGATTTCCCCCCCCTAATTTGTTTACGGTGGTGTAAATACTTTGGAATAGAAAGGTTTTACTGCTTTATTGGCTGGTGACGCGGCTGCATAGGAGAAGCGAGAAGGATGGCAGCCTGGTTCACCTTTACCATCGCATTCAGCACCACGTTGATATCACAGGTATGAAGGAGGATAACACATCTCCCCGGTGGTCCTGAGACCTCTCGGTTTTAAACAGATGAAGAGCCActtgtttcatgttttttttattttttatttttttttaagaataaactATAGCCTAGGCTTTGTAACCGCAACGACGTTTTCTTAAATCATATTTCCTTCTCTTTTAGGTATTTGGATCCGGTGTTTTTGAGCTTGATCTCCACGaatttaaaaatcacaaaggTTTGCTGGCAAACGGAAACGCGTGCAAACCCAACTGCAGGACTTATTTTAGAATTTGCTTGAAGAACTATCAGGCTGTGGTCTCGCCAGGTGACTGCATCTTTGGAAGTACAATGACAGCAGTGCTGGGGACAAACTCTTTCAGCGCCAAGGACAGTGGCACTTTACCTAGACCGATTCAGATACCGTTCACCTTTGGATGGCCGGTAAGAGCGTGGAGCAGTACATCcactttatgtattttattacaGCCACCGCTATTATGTTGTTTCAGGGAACTGCTATGCATTTTGGGAGCGTAACGGTTATTGGTCAGCTCATCTAATCCATATCATTAGGTAATACTCATGTTGACAAACTGATTGGACTGCTACGACGTCGTTCATTTCAAAATCCAGAAGGACCTGCAATGATCATTGTTACACATATTAAAATGAAATTCAAAGAGCTCTTTTCAACCATCAACAGTCTATGAAACAGAatagaaaaatatagaaaaaatatAAGCTTTCTGCCCTAAATTATCAgatctgtaaaaaaagaagaagaaaaaagattcAAATGGATATTAATGAACTGCATTTGTTTTCTCCTTAGGGGTCATTTTCATTAATAATTGAAGCCTGGCATTCACCTTATGGAAGTCTACCTGTAGGTAAGTACGACGTGTTTTTACCACAGGAGGGAGCTCTGTCAGTACATTTAACACATGAGGCTCTCCAGCTAGTTTACCATTTTGCACAAATACAtgcaaaaaaagataaatgtagGCTATTAAATACAGCTCAGTCACTCCACATTTCCCTCCTGTTAATTGTTCATAATTTCACACATTTTCATGCCTATTCACTCCTTTGTTATGAACTTCAGAACACCTTTTTCATTCTTGTACCCAATACAATTGAACTTCCTCTGGTTTATTTTTTGTCGTGGGAAAGAGCTGTGGGCTTTGGTGAGAATACACAGTGCCTGCCAAAAACCCCTGACTACATCTTCCTGTATTTTACACCTTACTCTGTTCCGCCCTTTGGAAGAGGGGACTGGGCCTGGGAATGTTTTTGCTGAcggaaagaaagaggaaattTCAACCTGAGTTTATCTTTCATCTAAGCTGTATGGGATTTGATAAGGGATGCAGCTTGGTACTGGGCAGATTATTAAAGCGAAAGTGGATGACTTTTGAACCCGCAAGCTATTTATGATGTAGACATAAAACCACAATCATCCCAGTACATAAAAATGCTTATATATCCTACATTAATTCTGACTTCCTTCTCTTTTTATCTCTTTCAGatacaaacaacccagagtgtttgaTTAGCTTTATGGCCATCCAAAGACAGCTTGGTGTAGGAACTGATTGGTCTCAGGATACGCAGACTGGAAAGCAGACTGAGCTGAGATATGCTTACCGGTTCATCTGCAACGAAAGTTACTATGGAGAAAGTTGTTCCAAAAAATGTGCACCCAGGGACGACCGATTTGGCCACTACACCTGCAACCGTGACGGGCAGTTATCCTGTCTGCCTGGCTGGAAGGGGAAATACTGCGAAGAACGTAAGCAATCTACTAAGCCTATTCACACATCAGCCTAGTTATACATTGTAGTTGACCCTGGAGTTTAGTTGTTCAGTGttggtgtgttttctttaacacaAGAGGGTCGTCCAGATGTTTGCTAACGACTTATAGATAGTGGAATCTGTTTCGGCCTAGCTGTGGCCTAGCTGTGGAACTCTTTTTAGGATTGGGTAGACAGTCCTTACCTTAAAAGAGTTGTTACTTCTGCAAGACTTCCTCATGATGTGTGATCTTTGCCCTTCAACATTACGGTCTAGGTCCTAGAGAGAAAAAAGATTTGTAAGCATACACAAGTTACAGATTTCATAGTTATTAAGTTGTAAGATAACCCATAGGTCATCATCATTAAGGCCACAAAATGTCGAGTGCTATAGCAAGACATGACGTGATAATATCTGGCAAGTCTGACAGGCAATTTTGGTGTAGAATTCATTTTCAGTCTCATGTAATTTGCAATCATATAATTCTGATGTGTAATTGGTTGTGGGTTTGTGAACACTAACTGAATATGGGTTGAGGGACAGACAGTTTAGCATGACAACAGGCACATTATGCTGTCAAAACCCACTTGGCCAAATCATAGACCAACACTCCCATGTTTTGGACATCGCTGAATGGGCCTATGAGGAGGCCCGATGCCATTTGGCTCCACAATACCAAGGGCCCttttcaccaaaacaaattaATCAAAGAGTAGAATTGGAAGGAGAGTAATAGTTACCATGTGCTGGATATGTGGCCACATGGGTGACAGCGGATCTGTCATCCATGTCACTTGGTGGTGAAAGAGAAAATGGCATGTGCTATTTTGACTGTGGCGCCAAATTCTAACCAGATGGACTCACGTGTTGCAATTACAGACACATCAATCGTCGGTGACTACAGAAAATATACATTAGAAAGACAGATTAGGCATCTTTCAGACACTATAATTTTGCCTCTCTTTCACACTCCCATATATCAACTTAAACAAGCCTGGTCATTTGGGCCTAAACACTTTAGGAGGTTGAAGAAACTCGGGTTTTTAAGCACTACAAAGCGCACattgtagcctacatttaagaTAAGCAGCAGTAAAGGTCACAATTAAATTAAACCGGAAACAAATGGCTAATGAGCACACAGCTGCAAAGGCTAAAAGGATCACTTCCTAGCTTAACGATTTCCATAGCTGGTCAATATTCAAATTAAGTTCACACAGGTGTGCATTTACCTGGCGTTTTGTTGCAATTATTTCTAAAAGGCATTTACAGCCACGTTAGAACTGAGAGTTCGggggttttttttctccacttttttttaaccttcataAAGTACTGTAGGCTACCGCGCGTGTCCGGTAACATAATCCGCAGACGGGGAGGGGTGGCGCGCGGGCATTGATAGGAGGAGCTCAGGCGACTGCACGCGCCAAGGTTAATCGCGGCATTATTTATCCGCCACGCGCCATCGATGGTGAGTCCCTTCCATTGTTGGGCGCGCGGTAGTAGCAGCTGCAAATATGGTTCTGGCAGACCACAAACAACAATAGTGACAGCTGTCCGCTATTGAGAGCAAGCATCTGTTCTGGACTAAACCGGCCGCTTACCGCCAGTCGCCTGATATGTTGTCCTGCGAATCAGTGTCATGCAAGACCGGTACACTTAAAACAGGACAAACAAACCCTCAACCGATTTCCCCAGTGGCAGCGGTGGGGGGGGGCGGACAGGTTTAGATCAAATGAAGGCTTCTAAAGGAAAGTTGAGACCGATTGAGGCCTCACTTCAACAAGTAGCCTAGGATCACAGTTGGCTATTTCAAGAAAATGAGGGCTCTGTAGCCTTGGTCGTCATGGAGTGTGAGGGGCTCCTACAGTTTTATTTTACTTCTAGCACCTAGCCTACATGTTTCATTTTAAGTATTGAGTCATTCTTATGAAGACCAACATGCTGCCTGTAATGTTTGCTTCttacttattatttttttaacagtttgaaAGTTGTGAAACTttgaatatttggcatttttccCCATGCACGGTTATGCTAAAACAACCTAGGTGGGAgcattagcaaaaaaaaaaaaaaaaaaagagcagcagacttactgtatgtctgtgttttttttttttttctctttgctttAGCCATCTGTCTGGAGGGCTGCAGCGAGAGGAACGGAAACTGCTCCAAACCTGGCGAGTGTGTGTAAGTATTAATAATTGTGAGGTGTTGAAATAAGTGTTGGCTGTTGTGTAGGAAGGAACCCATATGAGTTACATCCACGTGGTTGTGTTTCTCTAAAATCCATTTTCAAGCTAATTGTCATATTAACATCAGCAACTGGGTCTCCtgcaaattatgttttatatacAACTAATCACAGCGGGATGTGTAATGTCTTGAAGAGTCACAGAGGCTTTTCTGGCATCTTAGTGAGAGACGTTAAGCTCACTAAATCAACAAAATAGAAGTGTTTTCCCCTCCCTCTTTTCCCTGCATCACTCACTGACTTCTCTGCTTCCCATGTTCCTTTCTTGTTACTACCATGTCTCACTCACCAGCAAGGACAattcacacactcacccacTCGCTGTGAGAAATTCCCCCTGAATCCTTTTTTGCCCTCTTTTTAGACACAAATCCATCATTCCCACCGCTAAAACTGACCCAAATTTAGGTTAAACCCTTTAGATACCTAACACCGTAAAGCTGCACGCTCACTCagcaaaaaatgttgaaaccTTAAAAGTGCATCTTAAGACCCACAATCTCATGGTTTGACAAGGTTGCTGCGCGCAGAGCTGAGAAACAGATATTCATgggaaacaagaaaaaaatgctttgaCTGTTGGCTGGCTGCCAGAAATCTTGAATGCCATATTTCACCTTTTGTGCTATACTATTACTCTTTATCCTAAGTATACTGCACATACCTTTTATGATTGTTTGTTTGCCTGTGTTTaacgtgtagttacattcaCATTGTTTGTAATGTAGACAATGCTTTTATTATTAGTTGCATGATTATACAAAACACAATGTGTCTTGTATGCAATAACTGATGTGTGATAAGGTTGGGGAAAACATAATCACCAGGGCTGATGCATGATTTCACTTTGCACTTACTGTATATCATGCCTtctggaagagaaaaaaaatcccttttcatttatcttttttttttttttttttgtgatggaTTTATATGAGCTTTAAATGACTGTATCCAACTATGGTGCAGCTATTAATGTCTGGTTGCATGATTGATGATTGCTTTCTTATGTAATCACTAGCTAATCCATGACGGGGTTATAAAGCATAGATGTCTGCTTTCATTTCATCTAAAGTCGACTGTTTGCATGTTTAAATAGAATGTGAAATGGTTTCAAGTGCCACATTCAGATATGTTAGTCATGGCAATTATAAGATCTTCAATATGATAAAGAAGTGATTAATCAAggaacatattttgtcattttgcagATGCAGAGATGGCTGGAAGGGTACCTTCTGTGACGAGTGTAGGAAGTACCCGGCCTGCAAGCACGGTACCTGCCAGCTGCCATGGCAGTGTAACTGTCAGGAGGGCTGGGGAGGCCTATTATGTGACCAAGGTACACCAGACAACTTGGACCACTGCTGCTGTTCCTTTTTAGGAGATGTTCTCATATTACTTGTACACTGTTTTCATTTGAATTAACTTGAAAGCATTAGTAAATTAGGTTTCCTCTGAAGTGGTCCATTCATAGCTTTGTACATATCCGGGGTcgatagttctttttttttcttcttttttttcccctgcgGGCTCCCTGTAAACAAACACTCTTCTCTCCCCCCAGACCTGAACTTCTGCACCCATCACCATCCCTGTGTGAATGGCGCCACCTGTATGAACACAGGGCAGGGCAGCTATACGTGTACATGTCTGCCAGGTTTCACAGGGGTCAACTGTGAGCTGGAGATGCAGGAGTGTGACAGCAAACCCTGCAGGAATGGAGGGATATGCACAGTAAGTTGAAATACGGATACATTGCATTTTAATAGTCGCGTCATTCCGTTGTTTCCAAACCGTCTGCCTAACTGGTCCTCCATGCAATTTCTCCCTAGAATTTGGACAGTGGCTACATGTGCGCATGTCCCCAAGGTTTCGAGGGCTCCCACTGTGAGCACAGCCTGCTGACGTGCGCCGACTCGCCGTGTTTCCACAGCGGCAAATGCTGGGAGAAGGACAATGGCCGCAGCTACATGTGCGAGTGTCCCCGCGGCTACACCGGACTCAACTGCGAGAAGAGAGTGGACAAGTGCACGTCGCTTCCCTGCGCTAATGGTACGGTCTTCCTCCCCTTTTTGCTGAACTTCCCCTCGCTCTTTCTCCTCCCCCCTTCAAATTCCTGCAACTGGAAGCGGTGTGGAACAACAGGAATTGGTGGGAACTTGGTGTCTATTGTCTTCCATATAAACACTCTGCGGCTCAGAGCAGCAGCTTGTAAATGTCGCCACAGCTCGCTGCGGTTGTTGATGAAAGGGGACAAATGTCCAGCACAGCTCGATTTCTGTCTTCTTGTAAACATGGAGGGCTCTGGGATTGCGCTGTGTTGGGAGAACAATACACAGTGCTGTGGTCACACTGTGGATTTGATGGAGATGTGTGAACTGAATGGGCCTCATGGGAAGGTTTTTGGAGATCCTGTTCTTTCTGATGTCTCATTTTTGGAAAATCTGTATTTGTTGACACTAACCATCCTCCTCTCTTGTGTAGGTGGTCTGTGTCTGATCCACGGTGGCATGCGCGTGTGTAGCTGCCGTGCAGGATTTACCGGCCAGCGCTGCGAAATTAACATCAACGAGTGTGCCGGTAACCCCTGCCTCAACGGAGGCACCTGCCAAGACCGAATCAACGACTACACCTGCACCTGTCCCGCGGGCTACGGGGGCCGCAACTGCGACAGAGTCCTGGATGAGTGTTCCCTTCGCCCATGCCTCAACAGGGGCGTTTGCACTGGGGGCGGCGGGCCAGGCAAACCTCCAGCAACCTGCGTGTGCCCATCAGGCTTCACCGGGCCGCGCTGCGAGTTCTTCGACGCCGTCACCTCTCCCGTGACCAACGGAGAGATTCAAGACGGCTTCCAGTGGGCGGCCGTTTCTCTGGCTGTGGGGCTGGTGGCGCTGCTGGTGCTGCTGTGTATGGTGGGCCTGGCTTTCAGGCACATCCACAGGCAGGCccaaagagagaggggagacacGGAGACTATGAACAACTTGTCCAACGTTCAGAAGGACAACCTGATCCCCGAGTCCCAGCTGAAAAACACCAACCAGAAAATGAGCCTGGAGGTGGACTGTGATTCCGAGAAATCAAACTTTATCCATAAAAACTATATCTTGGACCCATACAGCTCTAAATCAAAGGAGTTCAAGGATGAAAAGTCACAAGAGGATAAAAGTCTTATTTATGACAAATGTTTAGAAGACAAAATGCCCTTGAGTAAAATGTACAGGTAAGAAGCACCATATTCACAATGCTTGTATTAAACTATGATGGGGAAACATGATCGTGTGTGACGTTTTACTAGGACATTTCCTGTAATTTATTGTGTTCATATAGTGGTGTATATTTGGAGCCCTGCTGAGCGGAaatgctctcactcacacactgccTATCAGTTGTTAGATCCCAACATTGAACCCCAACTgttattttcaaacttgtaaaCACATTGTTCTCCATTTACACAAAGTTTATATACATATTTGACGCTTGCTTTCTGCtgcaacactgtgtgtgtgcgcgccctAATGCATAGCTCTGCCATGTGCTTCTAGTTTGTGTTAACGCAAAGTGTGATTTGTGTTTGCAGTGAAAAGCCAGAGTGTAGGATATCAACGATATGTTCCTCAAGAGACTCCATGTACCAGTCGGTATTTGTTatagcagaggagaggagggagtgCGTCATAGCAACTGAggtaagccaaaaaaaaaatcacatcttCATCAGCATTTCCGCAGATCCTCCACTTGTAATGCATCATCATGTCGTCCCGAGTGCGCCATCCCTCACCACTGCACCAACATCTATGACAGGGGAATATGCTATTGGTAGAAAGACTGAATTCTGGGTATAAGTTGAGGGGGAAAGCCCAATCAACTGCATTATTAGTTTCTGTAAATTACACTGACTATTCTTTATCTTGGCCATGTCACGACCTAAAGTCCGAACATATACTAATTCCTCACACATGTTTGGCTCTGCTTGGTCTCAGAGGTGCTATGTTTTACTGCTATGGCATTTTGTGGAATTTTTAAAGCTATTCATTTCCAAGGAAAATATAATGGTGATACCAGAGCACATGACCTATCctaagagtttaaaaaaagagttttggcattattgtgttattttattttcttgtatttttacTAAAaagatttttcctttttttttttttttttttttttttttttttttgcccctctACAGGTATAAACTGAGGGGTCTGAAGGCGAggggaaaaaggaaaaagacacAATCGAGGCAGAATAAAATATTCTAGATTGTTTACAAATGCTCAGAAGAGACTGGAGATTGTTTTAGATGTCCACTGCTGCTCTGGAACACTTGAGAACTGAAGAGGGCAGAAACCTCTGCtcttcaaaaaaaagaaaagaaaacgagACAGAACAGAACTGAGAAACTTTATGTTGACCGAGTGTTTGTATTCAAAACATGTACAGAGAAGGACCTCTCTCAGTTGTGACAACGGTTACACGGACTGGCGAATAGACAATGTGACAAGGTGTGAAGACTGACAGAGCATCGGTGAAATGTTAATTTATAATCTCGGCCATCCTGGACAGCAGAAAGAGGTGAAGGCGGATCTTTGCCCCTCGTATCTGGCCTTTTGTGATAATCATGATGACTTTGACAGCCAACcaatcagtttaaaaaaaaaaaaaaaaaaaaggtgcctaAGATTTGACCCCTTCAAATCCCCCTCCCACACACTCACTTCTGCCAGCTTCGCCTGCTATGCAAGACTCCGGGTCGAGACGAGTGAACTCGCCCACTGTCGCAATCCAACCTCACAAACACTGAGAGTTATGAATGTCTGAAACTAATCTTCAACTGTCAATCACGTGAAAATGACTGGTTGGACTTTTCCATGCAACGGTGAAGATTGTATGCAGTCCAAATTCACTAGAAGCCTTAAAAGAGGGGGTTTGAATGCTAAATTTGTGCCCTTGTCTGTTCTTGGATCCTTTGCACTACAAAAGAAAAATCGaggaaaatagtttttaatcAACAGGGATTTGAAGAGAAAACCACAGGAGCGCAATAGTCAGTGCTGTGCCAGCAAGATCCAAGAGAAAGGAAAAGTTTGCatagaaaagtgttttttttttttatgcaatcCAACTAAGAAAAACAAGGAGAAAAGACTGTCACACCACTGCCTGCCtataaaacatttacaaaatacagaaccaataatgtaatttttttaaatgattatttcCAGAGTTTAATTTAAATATGACACACTGctctttatatgttttataatattattttgtatataaTGCATATTTATAAGGACCAAACTTCTGAAGAATAAAACTACCTTGAAAACTGTTTTTAATTTGATGTCAGTAAATGGaaaaggaaattatttttgaggtgtttttaaataatgaaattgAGTACAAATGATGATCTAATGtgtcttgtttttattattattattattattatccagGGAAGAAAAATGTCATCCTGTACTCAATTCATACCAATACTGCTCAGCTAGACTTCTTAAATTGTTAGCAGGTTTATAAATATGAAATCCAGCGGTTCTCCTACGTTCACACATCACATATAATGCTTTGGACATTAGGTAGAAACATGAAGCCCCCTGACTGTAGCATCTTCGAGTAATTCCTGGAAACGCCTTTGGCTCCCACCCCACTCACCCTCCCCTCTGTCTTTTTCTGGCCCTAAATTGGCTTGAAATTCAAATCCGTTTCCACGGATACCACCCCCTCAAGCTGGAAATGGTGAAACAAAGCCAGGCGCAGAGCAAAGGGGAACGCCCCCACACCCCTCATAATGCTCGCACACGCGTgtccgcgcacacacacacacacggccagcCAAACAGATGCCGTGGGGGAGCACAGAGTGAGCCTGTAGTGCCATAAAAACAGCAGCATATGCCAGGCCTCTCACCCCGTGTGCATGACACAGAGTGAGCAGACCTCCtcccattaaaaaataaataaaccccaCTCGAGCACTTACAGGCTCCCCAACTGCCTGCCTTCCCTTCAGGGTTAAGAGCAATATTTCAATGCCCGGTTCTGTACCACCCACTCCTGCAAACAAAGCTGGGGAGAGGGCCTGGCACCAGAGGGGAGGGGAAGCCAAATGGGAGCCAGTGGAACTGCTATGAATTCAAATAAGTGAAAAGATTTTTAGAAAAATGATGTGACTTATCAGAGCCATCTGCTCAGTCTTATTGCCCTTTGCCCTTCTTGTCTTTTGGAAAATGCTGTTGTTCCACACAGGGTCTTCTTAATATACTATACTACATACCATCATTATTTGACGTCGAAGAGATATCACGCTCTGATCAGTCTTAAAATATGTTGCAGCGTGTCTGAAAATCCATTTAGGAAATGTGTCTTCCGCATTATCAAATTCAAACCTCTCCTGCTTCCAATTAACAGAAATCCTGCGACAGTCAACACCCTCTAATCATCAGCAATCAACACTCGGCAGAGAATTGGATGGCTTTTTCCTCACACACATCCTGTTAGCCTGTTGACCTAGGCATCCTCATCTAagggcttgtgtgtgtctggtgggtaaaaaaaaaagaacgtttGGAAAAGGGTGCTTCCGGCCTGGCTCAGGAAAAACATACACGTTATCACCACGATTAATCATCTGGTTAAAGCGCCTCATGCTTCGGTCTGTTACCTGACCCAGCCTGATAGTACTTTGAGTTTCTTCCCACCATCATCACACcaacaagcagacacacaccccCTTTCACACTTGATCGAAGTGGCAAACACATGCTAGAGCTTTGCTCTTTGGCCTCTGGGTCTCCATGGCATGGCCAGGCATTTTCATTGTGTTATAATCACAGCATCCTGTTTGTGACGCGGTGACATCAGTTCCTGTTTCCTCCCTGATTAAAAAATGCAGAACATGCCGGCGCGGGCCAACTGCTTTTCTCACGCATCAGTTTCTTCAGTCTGCACTCGAGTTTTTCAGGAAAACAACCTCAAAACAAGTCAGAGcgcagacaaacacactaaTCAGCAATTATTTATTCTGAAGAAGGAAGAGGGGAGAATGTGTGACATTGATGTCATGAATGGAGAATCAGGAAGCAGATTTGAAATTCAAATCTTCCTATCTCTTCATGAGGAATGTGGAAGGGCCTCATACAGTACGTCacgctttttaaaaaaaacgctGATGCTCAATCACAATCGGGAGTGCAAAACTGCTACTTAGCTCCGGCTTCCTTAGCTGCAAATCTTTGTCACTGCATTTAAAGCCTTATTTGGCTCCTGACCATGCGTGTTTTTGTACAAGCATGCGTGGGCACGTCATACTAATACATTATGATGCTGTTGCCCAGTGCTCTTTAACCTTGCCCTGTCCTGCACTTGTAGCTGTCTCATTAATTAACACTAGGTGTCAGTAAGAAACCCACACACAGGAAATAGGTGGTCAGTACgtgccaaaaaataaaacccaagGTACACTCAAGTTCAAGTTTAAAGCAGCATAAGTAATCAACAGCACATTCGCACTTTGGAACATGAAACATGCTCATGTATTATTGTTAATGCAACCATAAATCAATAATGAAGGCAAACCTACTGGAGGAATTTGATACATAGTCTGTCATATTCACATTCTGTGGGATCATATTCTGCAGGATCTACTTTTAGATGCCACTCAGCTGTCCCAGTAACACAGCAACAATCTCCTGACCTAAAGAATGTTTACATCATACTCAAAAAAAAGCAACCCCCACCCTCACTGCTGCAGGAGTGATATATGCAGCGATGCACCCCGGCCCTCTTTAACCAGAGCAGTATATTTTGTGTCTCCGTATAACGTCATAGTtcgagctggaaaaacaagcgGAAACACAGGGATATTTAGGGGAAAAGTCCACACGCGTCAAAACATAAGTTCATATTTTAGTTAGCCTGGGGCTTGAATGATGATATATCTTAAATGCATTAGCTTGACAGCAAAGACAGCCAGACTAGTGAATATTTGATAAATCCACTAGTCAAAACATCGAAGCAGCGCACTGTATTAGATTACAGGCAGTGCTGTCAGTATGGCTGAGTGAAGCTTTTGGTTGCCTGTGCGCTTAGAGCAGCCCAGAGATACTATGGCGCTGGACATGAAAGGCCACGGCATCCTGTGATGGAAGCTTTGTGCATGGCCCAGGGTGGCTCAGAGGCCTGGATTGTGAGGTGCTTCAGATTTATAAGAGCTGATACAGTTTTCTGGCTTCTTATCAAGTCCGATAATGCCAGCTATTTATAGATAATCTATCTATTGAGCACAGATGAGCTTCTGCTATTACACTATATCAGATCCAGCAGGAGGGTGCGGGCATTTTTGTACATTGGATCAGGTCTTCCATCTCTCtgatcatct
This genomic window from Perca flavescens isolate YP-PL-M2 chromosome 18, PFLA_1.0, whole genome shotgun sequence contains:
- the dll4 gene encoding delta-like protein 4, which translates into the protein MAAWFTFTIAFSTTLISQVFGSGVFELDLHEFKNHKGLLANGNACKPNCRTYFRICLKNYQAVVSPGDCIFGSTMTAVLGTNSFSAKDSGTLPRPIQIPFTFGWPGSFSLIIEAWHSPYGSLPVDTNNPECLISFMAIQRQLGVGTDWSQDTQTGKQTELRYAYRFICNESYYGESCSKKCAPRDDRFGHYTCNRDGQLSCLPGWKGKYCEEPICLEGCSERNGNCSKPGECVCRDGWKGTFCDECRKYPACKHGTCQLPWQCNCQEGWGGLLCDQDLNFCTHHHPCVNGATCMNTGQGSYTCTCLPGFTGVNCELEMQECDSKPCRNGGICTNLDSGYMCACPQGFEGSHCEHSLLTCADSPCFHSGKCWEKDNGRSYMCECPRGYTGLNCEKRVDKCTSLPCANGGLCLIHGGMRVCSCRAGFTGQRCEININECAGNPCLNGGTCQDRINDYTCTCPAGYGGRNCDRVLDECSLRPCLNRGVCTGGGGPGKPPATCVCPSGFTGPRCEFFDAVTSPVTNGEIQDGFQWAAVSLAVGLVALLVLLCMVGLAFRHIHRQAQRERGDTETMNNLSNVQKDNLIPESQLKNTNQKMSLEVDCDSEKSNFIHKNYILDPYSSKSKEFKDEKSQEDKSLIYDKCLEDKMPLSKMYSEKPECRISTICSSRDSMYQSVFVIAEERRECVIATEV